The Acetomicrobium sp. S15 = DSM 107314 genomic interval GGGCACTTACAACCAAGGCCGATAGAGGCATAAAAATGGAGCAACTTCGCCCTGTTAGCAAGCTTGAACGGGTGATATTTCCTATAGTATCCACTGTGGTCACGGGGCTCATTCTTCCCAGTGCGGTGCCGCTGCTCGGCGTGCTAATGTTCGGCAATTTACTTAGAGAGTGCGGAGTGACGGAACGACTCAGCCATGCGGCTCAGAACGAGATATTAAATGCTACTACGATATTTTTGGGATTGAGCGTTGGAGCCACCATGGATGCGCCGCACTTTTTAACCCCTGCTACTATAAAGATCATAGCGCTTGGCCTGGTGGCATTCATCTTCAGCACCGCCGGTGGTGTTGTTTTCGGCCAGATTATGAAGGTGCTTTCGGGCGGTAAAATAAACCCAATGATAGGAGCCGCCGGTGTATCGGCTGTTCCCATGGCAGCACGCGTCGTTCAGCGAATGTGTCAGAGGGAATATCCTTCCAACTTCCTGCTTATGCACGCTATGGGGCCGAATGTAGCCGGAGTCATCGGCACTGCTGTTGCTGCGGGTACGATGCTCACGCTGCTTTCAACATAGCGCAGAATTTTTGGCGCGAAGAAACTAAATATAAGGACGGCGGCAATTTCCGCGCTTTTCTGTATTGTCGCCGTCCTTATATTGTTGCTTTCTATCCTTCTGGCAGGCTTTCCGGGAAATAATTGCCCTCACAGGGGTTAGAGTGTGTAATCCACAGCGTGCGCTCCGTCATGTCTATGATCAGAGAGTAAACAGACGAAAGCCTCTTTCCTTCCGGGTCGCGAGGATCTTCATGGCGGCATATCGAGTCAGGCGCATTGGTATGATCTCGTAAGAATGTGCTCATCGTTTCTATATCGATACGACCGCTGTGCTCTCGGATGAGTCGCTTTATGCGCCCCAACCTGTGAAACGTATCAGGCAGAATAACCTTGCCATGATCGTGCACTCTCACCAATCGCAAAGAGGTGAAGTGATTAGTATGAGCGATATACCCTTCATCGGCATAGAGCACGTCGAAGTCCTCAGGGGCGAATTCTATATCGATTATCTCCCCATCTGCAGTGCCCACCAAGAAGTTGGCCGAACTGGCCCGCTTCGCTTGTGCCACGGCTTCCACCGCGTCGCCAAGGGTGGGCGCGTTTAAGACTTTTCTTAGGATGACGAATATGGGCACGCCCACTCTCCTCTTTCCGGTGGATAAGGCATTATGGCACACACCCAAACCGGCTGAGTTTAAGCCCTTACCGCTGACCATGCCGGCTTCGGCCAAAACTAAAAGCGAAGGAGCAGGAGGCTGAGCTATCTCAAGTAGAACGAGCGCATCTCTTTGAGGGGCGATCCAGTCCCAATTTTGGGCCACGTAAGCCTTGTTGTCCTTGGTAAGTCGTGGCGTTACGCCTAAACTTGTGCAGCCATCAGCATCCAAAGCAATCTCGCTGCGCGCATTCAATGTGAGGATATCTTTAAAATCGGCTCCCGACCCAGCTGCTATACCTTTCATCTCTAATAGGACTTCAGGTGCGTACTCTTCAATGTCGGGCAAAAAGACCTCGGAGAGTTTGCGCGCCTCGTTCCATCCCATCCCGGAAAACGCCTCAAACATACGGCTGTAGTTTCGAATGCCGATTTCGATCTTATCTTTAGCTGCTGCTCCGTATTTCTCTCCTCGCTCGAAGGCTCCTCCCGATATAACGATGCGCTCATACCCTTTCGCCATCTGGTCTCCTCCCTTTCCATCTTTACGTTAAAAGCCGAAAGCACAAAAACGATCCTTGCGCGTTTCGTATTTGCCTTGTAAGGGTTAATATACTACAAATGGGAGCTTAAACGATTAGGAGGAAGGCGAGATGCACTAACAGAATTAAAGACATGGCTTGAGTGTGGCTTGGCAAGTGTTCAAAATTAGTATTGAGCCATCGAAGAATCCAAAGGAGGAGAGCAATGAACCTTAGTGAGTTGATTGACAAAATGCAGGAGCTGGCGTATCAGTACGAAAGGCAATATGGAGGTTGCAGTCAGTGCGTCGTTGGTGCTTATAAGACTGTTTTGGGGACAATAAGCAACGACGTCTTTAAGGCTGCGACTGGCTTGGCGGGCGGAATTGGTTTAACCGGAAGCGCCTGTGGCGCTTTGACCGGTGGCGTGATGGTCATAAGCACATTTATTGGTCGGGACTTCGACAACTTTGCCGATCCCGGCGGAGAGAGACGTAAGACGTTTAGATTAGTGGCTAAGCTTGTAGATCGCTTCAAAGGTGAATACGGAAGTACAATCTGCCGCGATATACAAACGAAATTAATGGGCAGACCGTTTGATCTCCGAGATAAAGAGGATTATAAAGAATTCCTCGCAGCCGGTGGTCATGAAGATAAGTGCCCCTCGGTTTGTGCCAATACAGTCAAGTGGGTTGCTGAGATATTGGCAGACGAAGGCTTGCTGAAGGGAGATTGAGCCAGATGCGGTTAGAAGGCAAAGTTGCAATCGTTACAGGGGCTGCCGGTGGCTTCGGTAGCGAAATCGGACGTGTCTTTGCGCGTGAGGGCGCATCTTTAGTGCTCGCAGACGTAAACTATCATAAAGCTTCAAATCTTGCTGATGAGTTAAAGGCGCAAGGCGTAAAGGCTGTGGCTGTATCGGTTGACGTTGGAGACGAAAAGCAGGTTTACTCTATGGTCGATAAGGCCATAAGCGAACTCGGGCAGGTTGACATTTTGGTAAACAACGCTGGAACGGGGCGCGGCGCCAGGATTCAAGACATCACTTTAGATGATTGGAATCAATTGCTAAGGCTTAACTTAACAGGGACATTTCTTTGTTGTAAAGCCGTGATAGACCACATGATCGCTCGAGAGTATGGAAAGATCGTCAATATGTCGTCCATCTGCGGTCAAACCGCAAGGCCGGTAGGTGTTGACTATTCGGCGTCGAAGAGTGGCATAATCGGCATTACGAGGACCCTCGCCCTTCAGGTAGCGCCATATGGAATCAACGTGAATGCCATAGCTCCAGGACCCATCGCCACTCCAATATTTGAACGCAATTGGCCCAAAGAGACGGTAGAAAAATTAAAATCGACAATTCCCTTCAAGCGCGAGGGGAACCCGCGCGATATTGCCAACGCGGCATTGTTTTTGTCGTCAGATGAGGCCGGATGGATCACGGGCGAAGTTATAGCAGTTAACGGCGGAGCCTTCATCGGTTAAGAGTTATGATATCTGAAAGTGGTTGTTTTGGTGCGTTTGGTGGCGTGTCTGACGCGGTGTCTAACTAGACGCGGTCTTTTTAAGAAACGTCACGATTTCGTGTATTAGCGAGGCAGAAGAATTTTGCGGCGGGTGGGAGGGCCGATTTCTTCTTCTCTCCCACCTTTTTATCTCAATTTACATGCTTCAGATTCCTCAAAAAGTCAACAATAGTCAAACTTGACAATACCTCCCTGAACTCATATAGTATAGTTATCACATGGTCAGACCATCCAGCCAAAACAACTCGAACATATGCGAGGTGCGCCGATGAAGGTGTTTGAGAAAATCCTCAATTGCATGTGTGTGATTCTATTTATAGAAATGGCTATAGTCACGTTTGCGCAAGTAGTGAGTAGATATGTTTTTGGTATAAGCTTTTTCTGGGCAGAAGAGCTTGCAAGATTCTCAATGGTGTGGATAGCCTTTTTGGGTGCTGCTATCGCAATAGCTCACAATTCTCATACCAATATAAACTTCTTTGTTAACTTGTTGCCAAAAACAATTAAAAAGTACGTAGAAATTGCACAAGATCTTGTGTGCTTGTTTTTTATAGTATGTGTGATATTTTATAGCTGGCCTATCGTAAATATCACAATGAAAAACCTGAGTACTGGCTTAAGGATTCCAATGGGCTTAGTATACATATCTTTGCCGGTATCTGGTTTTATAATGATCTTATACTTGTTAATTAGATTGTATTTTAAAGTGAATTGCAAAGAAGCAAATGCAGGTGGTGAACAATTGTGATATTAGCTCTGTTTACCACTTTAGTTGTAGCTTTAGTTATAGGTATTCCTATAGGATTTGCGATAGGTATAAGCTCAATGATATTTCTTCTAATTAGCGGATTTCCTCCGTTGACGATAATATCTCAGCGTATGGTCGAAGGGGTTAATTCATTTCCCCTTATGGCTCTACCTTTGTTTATTTTGTCAGGGGAAATTATGGCATATGGAGCTACACCTAGACTAATGAAGCTTGCCAATATGATTTTGGGACGTGTGCCTGGTGGGCTGGGAGCGGCTGCAGCAGGTGGTTGTGCGTTTTTTGGGGCTATCTCTGGTTCTGGAGTGGCTACTACTGCGGCTATAGGAAGCATAATGGGACCAGAGATGGTTAAAAATGGATACCACAAAAGTTTTACCGCTTCTTTGTTGGCCGGGGCAGGTGCATTGGGTATAGTCATCCCTCCAAGTATTTCGATGGTCGTATATGGAACAGCGTGTACCGTGTCTATAGGAGACTTGTTCTTAGCCGGAATTATACCAGGCTTGTTAACAGTTGGCTTTCTTATCGGTTTGGATGTTGTTTTAGGAATTAAAAGAGGTTACAGGAATATTGGTGGAAATAATCTTACCCTAGGTGAGCATTTTGTGGTTTTTGTGGATGCACTTTTGCCACTCTTTATGCCCATTATTATATTAGGTGGAGTATTATCAGGTATATTTACTCCAACAGAAGCAGCTGCTATAGCTGTGTTTTATGCGTTTTTTCTTGCAGCTTTTATTTATAGAGAGTTAAAACTGAGTGATATATATGCAATATGTGCAAAAAGTGCGGAAATGAGTGCAATAATATTGTTCATTATGGCAACAGCTGCTCCGTTTGGTTGGATAATGGCAACACAAAATGTGCCTGAGGTTTTTGCTAAAGCTTTATTGTCATTATCAAGTAACCCAGTAGTGATATATTTATTAATAATGATATTATTACTATTTTTAGGTACATTTATGGAAACTAATTCTACAATAATATTAACAGCTCCTATTTTGTTACCAGTAGTTACAAATTTAGGTTTCAGCCCCATCCATTTTGGTATTGCGATGATCTTAAACTTGGCTATTGGTGGAGCAACACCACCTTTGGCTGTTTGTCTGTTTACATCGTGCAAAATCCTTGACATATCAGTAGAAGATACGTTTCCTGATATTATATATGTAGTTGTTACGATGTCTATCGCTCTTTTGATAGTGGTTTTGATACCCCAAGTTTCTTTATTTTTAGTTAATGCATTGGGTAAATGAGGAGGAAGGTGCGATGATTTCATTTAAAGAGTTGGCACACAGTAATCATAGGTTTTTAGGGATGTTTATTCAATCCACTTCCAGTGAATTTGTGGAAATTGTGGGCTATACGGGTTTTGACTTTATCATCATAGATATGGAGCACAGCCCAATAGATTATTCTACGAGCAGAGTTTTAGCCCAAGCTGCAGATGCTGCTGGGATTGTTAGCACAATAAGGGTGGCCGAAAAATCGCCGGTGTCCGTCTGTAAGGCACTGGATACCGGCGTTTCGGGTGTTGTAGTTCCTGGTATATCTTCTGTGTCTGATGCGGAGGCTGCTATAGGATATGCAAGGTACGCTCCTCTTGGGGTGAGGGGAGCCTGTCCCTGCGTGAGAGCCAATAGATATGGAATAGGAGGAGAAGTGTTTTATAAAAAAGCAAATGAAACTACCAGTGTTATTCTCTTGCTTGAGGGAAAATCAGCAATTGAATCATTTGATGCAATATCAAATATAAAAGGCTTAGATGCCATTTTGTTGGGTCCCGTGGATCTATCTCATTCCCTTGGTTTTCCTGGTCAAATTCATCACCATGCAGTTACTAATGCATTAATTGATATGATAAACAAAGGTAAGGAACGAAACGTGTGTATTGGAGTATTTTGTACCGAACTACAAGAAGCAAAGAGATGGTTTGAAGTTGGTGTCAATTATGTGGTATACAGCGTCGATACAATGCTATTTGCCGAAACTTGTTCAAAGCTTAAGGCAAGCTTAATGAACTAAAAGTTGATTATTTAATAACTTCAAATATTGGTTACAAGCTTGATATTAGTGTTAATAAAAATTGCTTTGCATTATAAAAAGAGGTGAGTGTTAAAAGTGGATACTTGTAGCATAATAAGTTTTTAAGATTGCGTAACAGATCATTAAAATAAAAGGAGGATTTGTAATGATTAGCAAATGGAAGCGTCTGGTAGTTTTAGTGATGATATTAGTTGTACCTATGGTTTCTAGTGCTGCCTATGGTGCTAATAAA includes:
- a CDS encoding HpcH/HpaI aldolase family protein, with the protein product MISFKELAHSNHRFLGMFIQSTSSEFVEIVGYTGFDFIIIDMEHSPIDYSTSRVLAQAADAAGIVSTIRVAEKSPVSVCKALDTGVSGVVVPGISSVSDAEAAIGYARYAPLGVRGACPCVRANRYGIGGEVFYKKANETTSVILLLEGKSAIESFDAISNIKGLDAILLGPVDLSHSLGFPGQIHHHAVTNALIDMINKGKERNVCIGVFCTELQEAKRWFEVGVNYVVYSVDTMLFAETCSKLKASLMN
- a CDS encoding TRAP transporter large permease subunit encodes the protein MILALFTTLVVALVIGIPIGFAIGISSMIFLLISGFPPLTIISQRMVEGVNSFPLMALPLFILSGEIMAYGATPRLMKLANMILGRVPGGLGAAAAGGCAFFGAISGSGVATTAAIGSIMGPEMVKNGYHKSFTASLLAGAGALGIVIPPSISMVVYGTACTVSIGDLFLAGIIPGLLTVGFLIGLDVVLGIKRGYRNIGGNNLTLGEHFVVFVDALLPLFMPIIILGGVLSGIFTPTEAAAIAVFYAFFLAAFIYRELKLSDIYAICAKSAEMSAIILFIMATAAPFGWIMATQNVPEVFAKALLSLSSNPVVIYLLIMILLLFLGTFMETNSTIILTAPILLPVVTNLGFSPIHFGIAMILNLAIGGATPPLAVCLFTSCKILDISVEDTFPDIIYVVVTMSIALLIVVLIPQVSLFLVNALGK
- a CDS encoding sodium ion-translocating decarboxylase subunit beta, whose product is MDLYFTALKGIFGQSGLMGLTGGNIVMLIVAFVLLYLAIVKGFEPLLLVPIATGCILVNLPLSGIIDEGGFLRYVSYGIEHEIYPIIIFMGIGALTDFGPLLANPITFLLGAAAQLGVFVAIFGALLLGFSVKEAASIAIIGGADGPTAIYLTVKLAPQILGAVAVAAYSYMSLVPLIQPPVIRALTTKADRGIKMEQLRPVSKLERVIFPIVSTVVTGLILPSAVPLLGVLMFGNLLRECGVTERLSHAAQNEILNATTIFLGLSVGATMDAPHFLTPATIKIIALGLVAFIFSTAGGVVFGQIMKVLSGGKINPMIGAAGVSAVPMAARVVQRMCQREYPSNFLLMHAMGPNVAGVIGTAVAAGTMLTLLST
- a CDS encoding TRAP transporter small permease; amino-acid sequence: MKVFEKILNCMCVILFIEMAIVTFAQVVSRYVFGISFFWAEELARFSMVWIAFLGAAIAIAHNSHTNINFFVNLLPKTIKKYVEIAQDLVCLFFIVCVIFYSWPIVNITMKNLSTGLRIPMGLVYISLPVSGFIMILYLLIRLYFKVNCKEANAGGEQL
- a CDS encoding SDR family NAD(P)-dependent oxidoreductase, with the protein product MRLEGKVAIVTGAAGGFGSEIGRVFAREGASLVLADVNYHKASNLADELKAQGVKAVAVSVDVGDEKQVYSMVDKAISELGQVDILVNNAGTGRGARIQDITLDDWNQLLRLNLTGTFLCCKAVIDHMIAREYGKIVNMSSICGQTARPVGVDYSASKSGIIGITRTLALQVAPYGINVNAIAPGPIATPIFERNWPKETVEKLKSTIPFKREGNPRDIANAALFLSSDEAGWITGEVIAVNGGAFIG
- a CDS encoding C45 family autoproteolytic acyltransferase/hydolase; this encodes MAKGYERIVISGGAFERGEKYGAAAKDKIEIGIRNYSRMFEAFSGMGWNEARKLSEVFLPDIEEYAPEVLLEMKGIAAGSGADFKDILTLNARSEIALDADGCTSLGVTPRLTKDNKAYVAQNWDWIAPQRDALVLLEIAQPPAPSLLVLAEAGMVSGKGLNSAGLGVCHNALSTGKRRVGVPIFVILRKVLNAPTLGDAVEAVAQAKRASSANFLVGTADGEIIDIEFAPEDFDVLYADEGYIAHTNHFTSLRLVRVHDHGKVILPDTFHRLGRIKRLIREHSGRIDIETMSTFLRDHTNAPDSICRHEDPRDPEGKRLSSVYSLIIDMTERTLWITHSNPCEGNYFPESLPEG
- a CDS encoding C-GCAxxG-C-C family protein; this encodes MNLSELIDKMQELAYQYERQYGGCSQCVVGAYKTVLGTISNDVFKAATGLAGGIGLTGSACGALTGGVMVISTFIGRDFDNFADPGGERRKTFRLVAKLVDRFKGEYGSTICRDIQTKLMGRPFDLRDKEDYKEFLAAGGHEDKCPSVCANTVKWVAEILADEGLLKGD